Proteins from a genomic interval of Benincasa hispida cultivar B227 chromosome 7, ASM972705v1, whole genome shotgun sequence:
- the LOC120081005 gene encoding uncharacterized protein LOC120081005, which produces MAQVDEKAMESRIEEAVAFSLMDRLQDLIRNAMGGQTAHDQTRQEQDFKKFDPRPFDGSLRDPMKAKMWLSSIEKIFHYMRCPEEHKLRCAVFMLIDNVEIWWCSIEKRIDTSGELATWDQFKERFYKKYFSANTQYNK; this is translated from the exons ATGGCTCAAGTTGATGAGAAAGCAATGGAATCAAGAATTGAGGAAGCTGTGGCATTCTCCCTGATGGATAGACTCCAGGATTTGATCCGCAATGCAATGGGAGGGCAGACCGCCCATGACCAGACTCGACAAGAACAA GATTTCAAAAAGTTTGATCCCCGCCCCTTCGATGGATCGTTGAGAGATCCTATGAAAGCAAAGATGTGGTTGTCCTCGATCGAGAAGATCTTTCACTACATGAGGTGTCCGGAGGAGCACAAACTCCGTTGTGCAGTTTTTATGTTGATAGACAACGTAGAGATATGGTGGTGTTCAATAGAAAAAAGGATTGACACAAGTGGAGAACTTGCGACGTGGGATCAGTTTAAGGAGCGTTTTTACAAGAAGTATTTCTCTGCCAACACTCAGTATAACAAGTAA